In Coccidioides posadasii str. Silveira chromosome 4, complete sequence, one genomic interval encodes:
- a CDS encoding uncharacterized protein (BUSCO:312950at4751~EggNog:ENOG410PJMN~COG:S~BUSCO:9417at33183), whose product MRSMDSNDVQYDYHEHGDGVHEVPRCRPLSGMPSLTVPQVLHCSYHYWHPMYRSITPKARLIALSNSFLEYLRADGIVLPPDDTPAVADDDSWVSSGGYDDADEGLPDPSREWPEIHARVKATIAELGGSVSPKLNWSAPRDATYMIPSNRLECKTANDVYLVLKSSRFIANDLDRAFEGCFREPAVPTKDNATIANGEKVDPGDFHDQDIIPYYLVLRKYVNVNPALEFRCFVRSRRLICLCQKSFKYQEWVYELKDKLLRSIQEFFDQHLRETFPDPDFVFDVYVPRDRVWLMDISPFSQKTEPLHFAWDHILQMEKPDEGDPRTVPEVCITRAQVRHRRHSDSGDDGETTPKRYFPDDWARIEPPVSSFKPVFLLAPATDPEELGLSSSGYSIIKEDRVPQDVLDAAEHPGGATELLTNWKEALERSIKADEEYESDNESEALFEDSGMDATRKA is encoded by the exons ATGCGCAGTATGGATTCAAACGATGTGCAATACGACTACCACGAGCATGGCGATGGCGTCCACGAAGTCCCACGGTGCCGCCCACTTTCGGGGATGCCTTCGCTGACCGTGCCTCAGGTCTTGCATTGCTCCTATCACTACTGGCATCCTAT GTACCGTTCCATCACACCCAAAGCACGACTGATCGCTCTCTCAAACTCCTTTTTAGAGTATCTTCGTGCTGATGGTATAGTTCTCCCTCCGGATGACACTCCCGCTGTTGCAGATGATGACAGTTGGGTGTCGTCAGGGGGATACGATGACGCAGACGAAGGCCTCCCAGATCCCTCCAGAGAATGGCCAGAAATCCATGCTCGAGTCAAGGCTACTATCGCAGAGTTAGGAGGCAGCGTGTCGCCGAAGTTGAACTGGAGTGCGCCGAGAGACGCGACATACATGATTCCGTCAAATCGGTTGGAATGTAAAACAGCAAATGATGTGTACTTGGTCCTGAAAAGTAGCCGTTTCATTGCCAATGACTTGGATCGTGCGTTCGAGGGGTGCTTCCGGGAGCCCGCAGTTCCGACCAAGGACAATGCCACGATAGCTAATGGAGAAAAAGTTGATCCTGGAGACTTTCACGACCAAGATATCATTCCATATTATTTGGTGCTGCGAAAATACGTAAACGTCAACCCCGCCCTGGAATTCCGCTGTTTCGTGCGGTCACGCCGCCTTATTTGCCTTTGCCAGAAATCCTTCAAGTACCAGGAGTGGGTGTATGAACTCAAAGATAAATTGCTACGATCTATTCAGGAATTCTTTGATCAACACCTTCGGGAAACTTTCCCCGACCCAGATTTTGTCTTTGACGTATACGTGCCACGAGACAGGGTCTGGCTAATGGACATCAGTCCTTTCTCTCAGAAAACAGAGCCGCTACATTTTGCCTGGGATCACATACTTCAGATGGAGAAACCAGACGAGGGAGATCCACGTACCGTTCCCGAGGTGTGTATTACGAGAGCACAGGTGCGGCATCGGAGACATTCTGATAGCGGTGACGACGGGGAAACGACCCCAAAGCGGTATTTTCCCGATGACTGGGCTCGAATTGAACCGCCTGTTTCATCTTTTAAACCGGTATTTCTACTTGCACCCGCAACCGACCCAGAAGAGTTGGGCCTTTCATCGTCTGGTTATTCAATCATCAAGGAGGACAGAGTGCCCCAGGATGTCCTTGATGCGGCGGAACACCCTGGTGGAGCAACAGAGCTTTTGACCAATTGGAAAGAAGCACTTGAGAGAAGCATTAAAGCGGACGAGGAATACGAAAGTGACAATGAAAGTGAGGCATTATTTGAAGACTCGGGAATGGACGCTACAAGGAAAGCCTAA
- a CDS encoding uncharacterized protein (EggNog:ENOG410PJ85~COG:I~BUSCO:11606at33183) has translation MSGSNEIQLTYQGRIAIITLNRPSKLNALNGDLYYELGEKMREVAERDDIFITILTGRGRFFSAGADVHSTRPSTGNTDVRRQIARNFVVNNLDITRTFYNHPKILVVALNGPAVGLSAALTAFGDFIYAAPHTFLLTPFSSLGLVAEGGASRALVERLGISKANEALIMSKRIGIEDLVSTGYVNKVIKPVSGRQDDSDGFLKLVLQEVEERLGTHLNQDSMVKMKSLIRMHEREILDRQNVHEVFMGMGRFMAGIPQEEFRKIASGEKKHKL, from the exons ATGTCCGGTTCAAACGAAATCCAGCTCACCTATCAAGGCCGCATCGCCATCATCACACTCAATCGGCCATCCAAGCTCAATGCCTTGAATGGAGACCTTTACTATGAACTCGGAGAGAAGATGCGTGAAGTGGCTGAACGCGATGACATCTTCATCACCATCCTGACAGGAAGAGGGCGCTTCTTCTCCGC TGGAGCCGACGTCCATAGCACCCGTCCTTCCACCGGCAACACCGACGTCCGTCGCCAGATCGCCCGCAACTTCGTCGTCAACAACCTTGACATAACCCGCACCTTCTACAACCACCCCAAGATCCTCGTCGTCGCCCTCAACGGTCCAGCCGTTGGCCTCTCTGCCGCCCTCACCGCCTTCGGAGATTTCATCTACGCCGCTCCCCACACTTTCCTCCTCACCCCCTTCTCCTCCCTGGGCCTCGTTGCCGAAGGAGGCGCCAGCAGAGCGCTGGTTGAGCGCCTGGGAATTTCCAAGGCCAACGAGGCGCTGATCATGAGCAAACGCATTGGCATCGAGGACCTAGTGTCGACGGGCTATGTCAACAAGGTGATTAAGCCGGTCAGTGGGCGGCAGGATGATTCTGATGGTTTTTTGAAGCTGGTGTTACaggaggtggaggaacgGCTGGGCACGCATTTGAATCAAGATAGTAtggtgaagatgaagagTTTGATCCGGATGCATGAGCGTGAGATTTTGGATCGCCAGAATGTGCATGAGGTGTTTATGGGGATGGGCAGGTTTATGGCTGGCATCCCACAGGAGGAGTTTAGGAAGATTGCGTCTGGTGAGAAGAAGCACAAGTTGTGA
- a CDS encoding uncharacterized protein (EggNog:ENOG410PSMJ~COG:S~BUSCO:16708at33183) has protein sequence MLSAILRRLQGGNLEVFKFGTYVLFPIGWMYYFGTNLEERFSVPDFWPREEHSHKIPLEKSEIEAELARMDREKERKRLRRLELESAAAAAATAATMGESAGVERS, from the exons ATGCTCTCCGCTATACTCCGCAGACTCCAAGGAGGAAACCTTGAGGTTTTCAAA TTCGGTACATATGTCCTCTTCCCCATCGGCTGGATGTACTACTTCGGCACCAACCTCGAAGAACGCTTCTCCGTCCCCGACTTCTGGCCAAGGGAAGAGCATTCGCACAAGATTCCGCTGGAGAAAAGTGAGATCGAAGCTGAACTAGCGAGAATGGACCGGGAGAAGGAGCGGAAGCGATTACGACGCTTGGAGCTAGAAAGTGCTGCTGCGGCAGCGGCGACGGCGGCAACGATGGGGGAGAGTGCCGGAGTGGAGAGGTCGTGA
- a CDS encoding uncharacterized protein (EggNog:ENOG410PRW5~COG:S~TransMembrane:1 (i41-62o)~BUSCO:16813at33183), whose translation MVRSRSSSPSVFTTFIRWLRLKNYQYEVTFALYMLTPMEKFIFNTLLLLVISMSVAAAYIYLPNHIVSICQHVWYYWTGGDPFTGSSSKLRLAANLSASSLPAAEMLAQQNVIVDTGKVAAETTAKRLAEL comes from the exons ATGGTTCGCTCTCGATCCTCCTCGCCCTCAGTATTCACGACGTTCATTCGCTGGCTACGGCTGAAGAATTACCAATATGAAGTCACCTTTGCGCTCTATATGCTCACTCCAATGGAGAAATTCATCTTCA ACACCCTGCTGCTCCTTGTAATATCCATGTCCGTCGCCGCTGCGTACATCTACTTGCCGAACCACATTGTTTCCATCTGCCAGCATGTCTGGTACTACTGGACGGGCGGCGATCCGTTCACCGGTTCATCGTCCAAGCTCCGCCTAGCCGCTAATCTGTCTGCCTCGTCGTTGCCCGCTGCTGAGATGCTAGCACAACAGAATGTCATCGTGGACACTGGGAAGGTGGCTGCTGAGACCACCGCAAAGAGGCTTGCTGAACTATAG
- a CDS encoding uncharacterized protein (CAZy:AA3_2~CAZy:AA3~CAZy:AA3_3~EggNog:ENOG410PFGF~COG:E): MSIPPNNLREFASQVFDYLIIGGGTAGLVVASRLSEKPHLKVAVIEAGPAVFDEPLINEPELFGEAIGTKYDWQFETEPQPGLAGQRVPWPRGKVLGGSSALNFLVWNRGHKEDYDAWVAMGNQGWGWDDLLPYFKKSETFHEPSLSEQEKNYSYFEASSHGIEGPVKTSHIQRFAPSLKYWHQTLENLGVEVNRQSYSGANAGAWNLISAFDPATYTRSFSANRYYLPVSQRPNLFLLTEATVEQITLEKHGEEWIAKGALVRHGEEKFIVKASKEVILSAGSIQSPQLLELSGIGNPEILTAAGIPVKVANPNVGENLQDHLLTTFVYEMRTPSNSPDVNLLRPRKVEETSDGPKVEEPSRAFLPGPAAYCPLFRMLTNEELEDITTRICPEILKSTKARETRLRDAFLSGKMLGAIEYIWYGETIWNKAFKGEPGKKYATIVQMLQYPFSRGSVHIPPMRDSRPITVDEKPIIDPQYCVGDGKIDLDVMKVGQMFADKICATEPLSHVIAGRVFPAKADDDDDDADVIDDYLRNNIGTEFHPIGTCAMGGFEGAKAGVVDDKLRVYGVRGLRVVDASIMPLHISAHTQATVYAIAEKAASMVLEDERSE, translated from the exons ATGTCTATCCCTCCCAACAACCTGCGTGAATTTGCCTCGCAGGTGTTTGACTACTTGATTATCGGCGGAGGGACCGCCGGCCTGGTGGTGGCATCGCGTCTGAGTGAAAAACCCCACCTCAAGGTCGCAGTCATCGAAGCAGGCCCGGCGGTCTTTGACGAGCCTTTAATCAACGAACCTGAGCTCTTCGGCGAGGCTATAGGGACCAAGTACGATTGGCAGTTCGAAACAGAACCACAACCTGGACTCGCTGGCCAAAGAGTACCGTGGCCGCGAGGTAAAGTCTTGGGTGGTTCCAGCGCTCTTAATTTCCTGGTCTGGAACCGTGGGCACAAGGAGGACTATGATGCCTGGGTAGCAATGGGAAATCAAGGCTGGGGATGGGATGATCTACT GCCTTACTTTAAGAAAAGCGAAACCTTCCATGAACCAAGCCTTTCAGAACAGGAGAAGAACTATTCATACTTCGAGGCGTCATCGCATGGCATTGAGGGACCTGTGAAAACATCCCATATTCAGCGATTTGCGCCGTCACTAAAATACTGGCATCAAACGCTGGAAAATCTCGGCGTTGAAGTGAATCGCCAGAGCTACTCCGGCGCAAACGCAGGTGCCTGGAACTTGATTAGCGCATTCGATCCTGCTACGTACACCAGGAGCTTTTCTGCGAATCGATACTATCTACCAGTGTCGCAGCGTCCGAATCTGTTCCTTCTAACAGAGGCGACAGTGGAGCAAATCACGCTCGAGAAGCACGGCGAAGAGTGGATTGCGAAGGGTGCCCTGGTAAGACATGGTGAAGAGAAATTCATAGTGAAAGCTTCCAAGGAAGTTATACTGTCGGCTGGAAGCATACAGTCGCCTCAACTTTTGGAACTGTCCGGGATTGGGAATCCCGAGATCCTTACAGCAGCAGGCATCCCGGTGAAAGTGGCTAATCCGAACGTAGGAGAGAATCTTCAGGATCATTTGC TAACTACTTTCGTATATGAGATGCGAACGCCCTCCAACAGTCCAGACGTGAACTTACTTCGGCCGCGAAAGGTCGAGGAGACCAGCGATGGTCCCAAAGTAGAAGAACCTTCCAGAGCTTTCCTGCCAGGCCCAGCTGCGTACTGTCCTCTATTTAGGATGCTTACGAATGAGGAGCTTGAAGACATTACGACTCGCATATGCCCTGAAATACTGAAATCCACAAAAGCCCGTGAGACGAGGCTGCGCGATGCATTTCTATCAGGCAAGATGTTAGGAGCCATCGAGTATATATGGTATGGCGAGACTATTTGGAACAAAGCCTTCAAAGGTGAACCGGGCAAGAAGTACGCCACGATCGTCCAGATGCTGCAGTATCCTTTCTCAAGGGGCTCCGTGCATATCCCTCCAATGAGGGATTCTAGACCGATTACAGTAGACGAGAAGCCAATTATTGACCCGCAGTATTGTGTTGGTGATGGTAAGATTGATCTTGACGTGATGAAGGTGGGCCAAATGTTCGCAGACAAGATATGCGCTACCGAGCCGCTTTCCCACGTTATTGCTGGGCGGGTGTTCCCTGCAAAAgcggatgatgatgatgatgatgcggATGTGATTGATGATTATCTTCGTAATAACATCGGCACCGAGTTTCACC CCATTGGAACATGTGCAATGGGCGGATTCGAAGGCGCCAAAGCCGGTGTTGTGGATGATAAATTGCGTGTTTATGGCGTTAGGGGTTTGCGTGTTGTGGATGCGAGTATCATGCCGCTGCATATCAGCGCCCACACCCAGGCGACTGTTTATGCGATAGCTGAGAAGGCTGCCAGTATGGTTTTGGAGGATGAGCGATCGGAATAG
- a CDS encoding uncharacterized protein (EggNog:ENOG410QDMR~COG:J~BUSCO:16217at33183): MPLTKLFTPISRTLAWRGLPASRRPLSSSNALAAKQMPPRPTIDESEITGTYLKGSGPGGQKINKTSSAVQLIHLPTNTVVKSQATRSRSQNRKIALQILAEKVELLQKGDESRAAIVAETKRKRKASMTKKSKRKYRALEEKKRREMEEAEIAREGEEEGRGEEADELPRR; encoded by the exons ATGCCCCTCACCAAGCTGTTCACACCCATATCGCGCACCCTTGCATGGCGCGGTCTACCCGCCAGCCGACGCCCGCTGTCTTCGTCCAACGCCTTGGCTGCGAAGCAGATGCCGCCACGGCCAACAATCGATGAATCGGAGATCACTGGTACCTACTTGAAGGGGTCAGGACCGGGCGGCCAGAAGATT AACAAAACCTCCTCAGCCGTCCAACTCATCCACCTGCCCACCAACACCGTGGTAAAATCCCAAGCCACGCGATCCCGCTCGCAGAACCGCAAGATCGCGCTGCAGATCCTCGCCGAGAAGGTCGAGCTGCTGCAGAAGGGCGACGAGAGCCGCGCCGCCATCGTGGCGGAgacgaagaggaagagaaaggcGAGTATGACGAAGAAGAGTAAGAGGAAGTACAGAGCgttggaggagaagaagaggagggaGATGGAGGAGGCCGAAATCGCACGAgaaggagaggaagaggggAGAGGGGAAGAAGCAGATGAATTGCCTAGGAGATGA